Within the Miscanthus floridulus cultivar M001 chromosome 2, ASM1932011v1, whole genome shotgun sequence genome, the region TCTAGCTGAAATTTTCTAGGCCTAACACCAGTGGCAATGCAGTAACTTTTATATGCAACAATTCCTTGGTTAGATGAGTTTAAAAATGATATTATCATTCTAAATGTTTCAATCAAAGGCTTAAGGGCCTCAAGGGTCTCCTTAACAATCAGATTGATAATATGACATGCACAACGCTGATGCAAGAACATTGAATTAACTGTAGTAAGGGATGATACATTGTCTGATTGTGATTCAACAGGATCATCTACAACCTCAATACCAAGATATTTAGACAGCACATGTCAAAGTTTACGCATGGCAGGAACATTAGATGATGCATTGTCTAAAGTAACAGCAAACACATTTTCAGTCAAACCATAATCAGTAAGCATAGATACAACACGGTCAGCAATGTTTTGTCCATTGTGGGACACATCAACAAGCACAAGACCAAGCACCATCTTCTCTAGTTGCCAATCAGAGTTTAtgtaatgagcaacaacactaatgtaGTCCTCTTTAGCATTACAAGACCAAATATCAGAGGTCAAACACACACAATTAACAGTAGAAGAACTAAGATTCTCAACAAGCTTAGCCTTGCGATCAGTGAAAATTTTAACCATGTCTCTAGTGGTAGTTTGCTTAGAGACTGGAACATATTTAGGATTATGAGCAGTTCTAATGTACTCTTCAAATGCATCAGTTTCACCCATACTGATAGGAACATCTAGCCTAGCAAGCAATCGAACAAGTTCAATACGTGCAACCACATGACAGTACTCCCAATTACGCATACTACCATCAGAATTAAAAGAGATCTGAGACTGAGACATGTGATTTTTTCACGCCTCCTGTGGCATTTATCCCTATGCCGGATGAGGTGACCAGTGCCACCACTAGAGAGAGCAGAATATTGCTTAGAGCAATGGATGCACTTAGCGGCATACCTGACCTTCTTACCATTGACTTTTTTTAAGATCTTCTTAAAATCTAGCCACACTACCGAGGTAGAGGGATGAGAGTGTTTGACGCTGTTCTCGTCCTCTTCACCTTCCTCGTCGTTTGCTGCCCCGCCTTCTTGACCATCATCGACATCAATGGGAGCCTGAGCGCTACGACCGAATAGCTCCTCGGCGTCCTCGCGCAGGTCATCCTCATCGTCATCTCCGGCCAGCCCGCACAACCGCATCTCTTCGTTGGCACCGACCTCAATCATTTCATCGTCAGAGCCGGGCATCGTCACTCGCCGACGCCCCGGTTCCTCAACAGCTACAGAAAAAGAAGCGTCAGTACAGATCTAGGGTTATGGTTAGCAAGGATTagcaagttagggttagggttagggttagggttagtatTAGGGTTACCTTCGTAGCCGGAGCACCAGAATCGCCGGCAACGTAGACGAAACACAAATCTGACCCCCTGGTTCCTCAACGGATTCAAATCCGAAGCACCAGAGCAGTCGACATCCGGTGAGGTCGACGGAGATGAAGAGGAGAACGACAAGAAGAGGATGAGGCTACATCGACGATGCGAGATCAAGAAGAGGGGGGGGTACTATGCCATGTCGTGTGTTAGTGCCGGCCACCGGTGCCTCAAGAGGCCACCGAagggggagaagaagagaggagtgGAGAGTCGCCGTCGCAGTGGAGAGACGAGAGAGCAAGATAGGAGAGAAAGAGCGGGGATGAAAATGAATTAGGGTTAGGGTCCGGGGGTGAGGCGGTATATATATACCTCTCCCTCCAACGGGCAAATCCGATGGTCGGATGGATCGGGGGAGGAGAATCCGACGGCTCTAAGGGGAGGAGCCATGCCGCAGCCGTGCCGGCCACCGGTGGCTCAAGAGGCCACCGAagggggagaagaagagaggagtgGAGAGTCATCGTCGCAGCGAAGAGACGAGAGAGCGagacaggagagagagagagagagcagggatGAAAATGAATTAGGGTTAGGGTCCGAGGGCGAGGCGGTATATATATACCTCTCCCTCCAACGGGCAAATCCGACGATCAGATGGAGCGGAGGAGGGGGATCCGACGGCTCTGAGGGGAGGagccgtgcctgggccggcacTGTGGGGCGATTTAGCGGCCTAGGCATGACACTATGGCCGGGCCGTGCCAGGCACGGGCACGATGCTAGCCGGACCGGGCCGTATCTGGGCCGTGCTTTttcgtgccgtgcctgggccggccCATCATGTTAATGCCAAATGGCCAACTATACATGCCGCATTGAATCCGTACGTGTGTTGATCAAGCGTGCTGGTTTGCCTACTCGCGGCCTCGCGCGTATGTCTTTCTTGGGGTTAGACCACCAAACCATTTGCTAGTTTGCTACCATGAAGGATGATCGGCCCTATCTATGTCTTTTGTATTTTCCAACCAGACACACACACTACTGTTCCGTTCAGCAGTAGTCTAGTCCACCACTCTCCTGCGCGATCGATCTATCACCAACATTGCTCAGTCATCCAGTGTTTAATTAGGTGAACAACAGCGAGCTCGAGCCCTGTATATATATAATACGTGCACACATTGCATGCGACGGAATGATTATTCGCTCACCTGTAATAACCTGTCCACGCAACAACGCTAAAAAAAGAATTCGGCGTTGTGGTTGGGCTTATTGGAGCAATAAGCTCGTACCAAACCACAACATAAGGTTGCTGTCAGCGCTTTACTGTGCGTCGCTGCATGCGAATGCGATGCGTGTTTGTTCGTTCCCGTGCGTCGCATACCCTTGTAGTAGTACTCCTGTCACACCACCATTTATCACGTGCATCGCTCCGTgtgcgcatgcatgcatgcatgattggCCCGCCCCAACCACTCACGCACACACGGTTCTTCCTTCTCCGTTCCATTGCATTGCGTGCACGGCCCTGCGGCCCTGCCCTGTCCGCGCGCTGCGGGACACGTCTAGGTCCCACCGGATTCAGTCAGCTTGGTCGTATGTTGGTTTTAGTCAGAGTTTATCACCTAATcagtagtgtttttctctcataataaatcagcatcgGCCGGACTTATCAGCCAAGAAATCAACTAACGAACaggccgagtgtcatggccaatGCCAGGTAGGAGTAGCTCACCAGTGGAGCTACATGCAGGCCATAGAGGGCCATAACCCCTCTCGCTAATTGAAAACTCCACTAGTATAGTGCTCGTGCTAATGTCACGGCTTCATTTTAGGGATgtacatgaaaacaaccaaacaatgatatttttccATAGTTTATCTTATACAATTGTATATGACTATGTATATGATCCAAAAAACATTCATGCATAACAAGACATAATAAAGTCATATCTCACATACTATAAATAATTTATGAATTGCTTAAGTAATGGCATGGCCATTATCAATCAAAGCACGTGAGTAGAAAGAAAACAAAGACCGAAAATATTGTCACTGCATACAGAATAGCTGGAAGAAGGGTGCTCACATACGTTTCTAAAACCCTTAATCAATTATTGCATCTCCAGTCATTTGAAATGTAAAGAAGTTCCATTTTCTTTCAGCAAGACGGGGAAAAGTTAAAAATAAAACAATCTTCATAAAAACAATCTTTCATATATGCAGCAGAGAAGCTTCATGTTGTACATAGCTTCATGCCATCATTTCACCTCCCTCTTCCGGACAACATTTTGATCTGTGCTACCAAACACTGTGATTGTCAATCAGATAAAAACACTTATGTATGCATAATTAATGATTCAGCTGATGCTATACAAAATCAATTCCATCAAAGAATTTTATCAACTTTACTGCGGTCGGGCTTACAGCATCATATAAAAAAATTAATACTGTTTCTGAGTGACATCCAAGATCAGAACTATTAAATACTCCAGTACAAAGTAACAAATATTCGAAAGGATGCATTTCTTGGAATGGAGAACACTGAAAATAAATAGGCCTCCTCAAATATTTTTTCATTAGTACAAGAGAGATGTCACAATATATTATGTCCTTCCTATTCATCTCAGAAAATATTAATTTGCTCACAGTAGTTTTCAGATTGGCTTGCAAAGAGATATATCTATCACCAAAATGATCAAAGATCTAAAAAAAAGTAACTAAATAAATATCACATATTCACGTTACAACTCAAAACAAAATTGTTTCTAGAAAAAGGAACCCACCTGCGTCAGCTGGCGCAAGGCGTTCCATCAAGCCGCGCCACCGTAGTAGATAGCAGGCTCGTCGTCGTAGTGGAGTGTACATTACGGATCGGAGCGTACGTATACGCTATACTCCTACCGGGCCGGGTGATATCCACCGGGCCGGATTCGGATGCGCTGCTTGCTGCATCAGTGATATCCACCGAGCCGGGTGCTAGCTGATACTGCACAGTAGAGTACTCCGGCGATGTGCACTGTGCCCTCGTAGCAATGGCGATGGCCGCGGCAGGCGGCAGCCATTGACCTCGCAGTGAAGAAGCGAACCTTCGGCGCGGTTTCCGATCCGgggacgcacgcacgcacgcgttCATCTCGTCGCCGCGTGAGCGTGAGATTCGAAAGTTTTCGAATGCAAGCGCCCAGGTGTCGGAATCGCCGTCAAAATGAACTACGGGTACGGATGCACACGTGTAGTACTCTCTGCATGGTGCGCCGAAGCCCGCGCTCCAGCTGTGCCATTAAGCGTTAAGATACCCCTTGCCTCCTGCCTGCCTGCATTGCTCGTCTCGATCGTCTTGTCAGCCGTCGTCGTCTCCTCCTGATGTGGTATGGAAAACCGCCTGGATCTCGTCAGGGATTAGTTTATCTTTCCACACTAAACTAACCTCAGTAGGAGTAAGCATGAATAGGACAGCTTGCCAGCTCGGGTTGACAACAAATTCCCAGGATTCTTCTGTCTTTATTAGTCCATCGTCGTCCATGGACTAATTCATTCAAAATTTCGATTTCTGGCGGATGTAATTTGATTTTGAGTTTTGAATGGGCATCACGTTTGCGGCAAAGTGGATTTGCATGCAACCAACAGGCAACAGCACGGCTGCAGGTCGCACCCGGGAGGACAGAGGAACCCCGTGACATCAACGCCGAGCCACAGCCAACTTGCAATCCAATAGGCCGGCCCAACCTGCTGGCGGCCTGTAGTGTACGCTCCCTCCTCGCCGGCGCCACAGGCGGGCTCGCTGCCGCCTGCCGGGCAGGAGGCGAGGCCGTACCTGCCACAGTAACCACGGCCTGTAGCAGCCAGCTGGCCGCGCCGTTACTCCGTCTGCATGCGGTTCAAAAAAAAAGTGCTATTCTAAAAAAAAACTTCTTGGATATCTCAAGTGTCTGATTTTTTTGCTGTTGTTCAAACAACATATAATTTTATCATTTTTTGACTATAGAGAATTTTTTGAATGATCTCTTATAAGTTACCCTTTTAATTATACTAGTTGATTTGTAAGATTGTTGCCTGAAAATTCCTACAAATTCAAGCATATGAAATATAAAAACTCCCTAAAAATTGGCCACATGCACAATTAGTACATGAACTTGACGgtaagcctgttcggttggctggttcgtatcgttgctggttcgtgaagaagtactgctggctggtttatgtgagagaaaaatactgttccggctggaaatttacgatcgtttacgacaagccacagccaaacgaacaggctgaaggtACATTTAGCTCTAGTTGCTCATCCCAGTATGGCAAAAGTGGGTGCATATATGGGTCATGAGGATGCTGACACATGgccgaaagaaaaaaaaaaactcgcaCTACCCACATTGTGTTTTCTTTGTGCTCTAGCCTCGTCGACGCAAGGGAGACTACGGTTTTGACATGCTACCACAATAGCCATCTTGTGCAGGATATATACGGGTCACTGGTCATCGCCTCTTACAAACTTGTTCCAGGttaagcaacttctcctcctATCGTTAGCATTTAGCCCTAGCTAGATTTACATTTGCTAGATCAAAAAGAATTTGTAAGTACCAATATAATCTGGTACTAACTGAAGACACTCTTAATTTGCTAATTTCTTTATTTGTTGGGCCACTAGTGAATTAGTAACATTCTTGCCAACTACTAAAGATTGTTAATCTTGACATAACCTCAAGACACACTAAGCTATAGTTTGTATTGTAATTGATTGTTTAAAAATTGAACTTGACAGAAACACGAGAGACTAAGCTATAATTTGCATCATAATTATTGTTTCCTCCATCAACTCATCGTCATCTTGGTGCTGCTGTGCGGTTGTCATCATCGCTCGTGTGCCGAAGCCAAAACCCTCTCATTTGTTTTGGGgattaaataaataaacaaaaaatgAATACCCAAACTTCTAATTTCATATTCGCTAAtctgatggggggggggggggggggggggcaaatttCATGGGGCTCATCCCATGGACATTTTCTTTGACAGTAATAGTTGtgtccttgttgcgaatgatgtgcTCCACGCCTGCTGGTCAAAGTACCAGGCCCTTGAGTGCAACAACTTGTAGCAGCTAACTACGTAGCCAAATCAAAGCATACAATCAACGGAGTTCCGCTTGACACCAGATGCCATAAGTTTCTTGCTCAATAGGGCACGACATGGACGGTTGGCTAATGGACAAAAAAATTGAATGATGGAGGAGATAGAAGATAAACCTTGGTACCTCCTTCCAGACCTACAAGGACTTCCTCGGCCATCAAGCTAATACCACATGTCATTGACTCGATCACCGTAGCACTAACTCGAGGGTCGCAGGATGGTCCCTAGAGTCGTCATCCATGATCTCCACTAGCGCAGCTAAAACACAAGATCAAGTTGTAGAAATACATGCCACGAACCATAACCATCCACCAAGAATCACATAACTCAAATATCATACATCACAATTAATTAAAATAGAAATTACTCCCTCTGTTTCAAAATAAATGCTCATATCATATTTCGAGAAGTCAAGTAGTCTGAAATCTAACcaaatatataatttttttaatgTTTATAATATCATGGTATCATCATTAGATTGCCATATATTTTTCATAGTAAACGTATCAACGggtataaatattttttttaagtttagtcaaacttaaaagtaGTTGACTTCTTGAAATACAAGATGGACACTTGGTTTGGGGCTGAGGGAGTACTTTTAAACGTGCTCACGTGTACAACGAAACATATAATTTGTTGCATAGTCAACTCGACAATTTGTAGGGTAGATATTTATTCCACAGTCATGATATGTTCCAATGTTTTGGAATCCAATTCCATACCTTCGCTTGACACGTCTTGGGATCAGACTCTAACTGAGAGCGTTGTAGGAAGTATAAAAAAACACACGCACAACAATAGAGTATAGATAAGAatgtaaattcaaatttgaactacttgttctGCACTCGTATTTGAGAACGTTTGAATTCGTATTTATATCTAACTCAAGATATGGACATCCCACCAAAAAAATCTGGATTATTCCAATTTCGGTGTCGGTGTGGGTGTACCTGCCACAGTAAACTAGAGCCCGACGGGCCTCCTGCTACATGATCGCTCATGTCACATTCTGActctcctcaaaaaaaaaaaaaaggtcacATTCTGACGGTGGACCGAAGCGTACGCAGCGGCGGAGCTAGAAACTGGATCTGCTTTTGTCTAGCGACGCGGAAACGGCACAGCCGTCCAAAGTGCCTGAAGAAACCGGCTCCGTCGTCGCCCCGACACGTAGTTCTCGCTCGGCAGGCCGGCACACCGCCCGCGCCTTGGCATGACATCAGCGGAGAACCCAAATACGAGGGCGGGTGAGCGGTGGCGGCGCCACGCACGCTAGCACCGACGACGACTCCCGAATCGCGTGCCCAGCCAACAGCAGCGCCTCGATCGTGTCGAACAGGTACGTACGTGACGGTTGCTGTTTCCGCGTACTACTGCTAGAGCGCTAGCTAGTCAATCCATCGAGCCGAGCCGAGGGACCGGATGCCGTTTCGGGCATGGCAACATGGCATTCCGTTCACTACGCCTCGAGTACAGTGCCACGCCCTACGTACTCCAGCTTGAAATCTGCCTGCCGCTGCCACGGCCCACGGGCCACGGCTATTGGCCACCTGCTACACCACGTACACGAACGGAGTGTGCGCGGGGCGTGAGAGGCTTTCCACATGAAAACACAGCGAGGACGTTGCATGCTGGccgatgatgatggcgatgaACCTTTGGTACAGATTCGAGCACGTTACATGTTAGGCCGATGTGATGGGGGTCAGATCTTGCAATGCAACGTATCAGTACACTGGTATAGCAGTAGCGATAGGATTGAGGAGTTACTCCTATGTTAGCTGCACTGCTACTGCTAGAATTTATACATCTGGGACACGCCTCGTCCATgctctctgctctgctctgctctccaGCGATGTGTGCAGAGCCCGGGTACGGGACACGAGTGCGGACCGGTACTGGAGTTACTACAGATGCATGCGTTCAGCGATCTGGTGGCAGAGTATCAGGAGCATCAACTCCGCCGTAACTTGGCCACGGCTACCTAGCTGATCCTGATCCACAAGTACATCTGTTCTGTGCATGCAGTGCAGCAAACTGAGCAAAGGACAGCTTCGTTCCAGAAGCACGGCCTCGTCCATGTATAGTGTGTGTAGCCGTTGACGCTCACGTCCACGTCAGGATGCAATGCATGCACGGTTCAGTTCACGAGTGATCCCACAGGCTCACCACGCCGTCCTCGCTGCCGTCCTCCTCCGGCGACACGGCGCCGTCCGTCGCGGGGCTGACGAGCCTCGGCGGGCTCATCATCAGGCCCTCGGCCATGCCCGCCAGCAGCTCGGGCACGTGGAACACGTCGTCCTCATCCACGATGCGCCTGCTGTCGCCCGCTCGGTGCTCCGGCGCCGGGCCGCGGGCACCGGCACCGGACGACGACGTGCTCGCAGCAGCTTCACCACTCGCCCGCGGCGAGTGGGAGCGGGCGATCAccgcggcggcagcagcggcggcggcggccgcgcggaTGTCGTCGGGGGAGCACGAGGCCGGCGCGGGCCGCGACAGGGCCGCGCCGGGGAAGttgagcgcggcctcggcgccCCGCAGCGCCAATGCGGCGGCGTCGTACGCGGCAGCCGCCATCTCCGCCACCGGGTACGTGCCCAGCCAGATCCTGTTGGACTTGCGCGGCTCCCGGATCTCCGACACCCACTTGCCCCCGCGGTGCCGGATGCCGCGGTACACCGGGTGCCGCGTGTCCGCGCGCACGCGCCTCCCGAGCAGTTGCTGTGCTGTGCCcgcctcctgctcctgctccatcTGGGCCGGACACGCTGTTCTGTTCTTCGCCGGCGAAACCAGGGCTTTCCGGCAGCAAAAACGTGAGCAATGGCAGTTCCGGATGCCACGGCTACGACCACGGCCATTGCGATGCTAGGAGCGCGAGGGCTTAAAAACGACGGAGTAGGTGGTGTGAAAACTTGGGACGACGCGTCTGATTTGCTTGCATCGCTAAGGATTAGCTGGGAAGCACAGGCAGCGACAAAAGACTATGCTTTTGAAGCCTTTCCGGCAGGGGTCGAATGGGAGGCCGCCACGTTAGGTGCTCACCGGTGGTTAAGAATGTCTTAGTGCGCGGATGCCTTTTCACTAACGTTGTTAAGAATATCCAGGTCGCAAGCATATATCCGCCGCCTGGGGTAGAGTAGTTTAGGAGGATGGGTCAGAGGATCATTATTACGTTGACTCGTTCTTCCTGGGACCGAATCGTGATTCTCCACCACACGGGCGGATTACTGAGACCAAGAAATACATTATTATCCTTCTGAGGCACAAAACGTGTCCAAATGGATCCGCAGTGAGATATTTATTTGCACATACGAAGATTTTTTTCAGTGACTGATATAGTGGTGTAGCATGAGGTTATGCACGCAAAGAGCTAACAGGTTTTACAGGGAGCGAATCCACAGCATACCGAGAGGGATAGCTATGGAACACGTTATGCACAGGTACATCATTGCTTCTATTTTCATGTGAGAATAAACAGAAGAAACTAAGCCGCCAGCACATATAAGTAGTCTTCGATTATGGACATAGCTGATGAACGGTACCCGGAGCCAAAAAGATTGTAGTGATTcaggtagtggtagaggaggtagaGGTCCCTCCTCTTCTCAAACCCTGGTTGTTTCGGCATCACCTGTATTAGAGTAAGAGTAAAAGTACTGTTAATGTCTCCATCAAAATAGTGAAGAATTGAGTAATCCACCGACCACAAGGCTTGGAATTTTAGTAGGACTAGAGAAAGACAAGCACTCAGGAAGCAAAGCTGGAGGTGGTAACTCTATTTTGTGG harbors:
- the LOC136540778 gene encoding ethylene-responsive transcription factor ERF027-like, producing MEQEQEAGTAQQLLGRRVRADTRHPVYRGIRHRGGKWVSEIREPRKSNRIWLGTYPVAEMAAAAYDAAALALRGAEAALNFPGAALSRPAPASCSPDDIRAAAAAAAAAAVIARSHSPRASGEAAASTSSSGAGARGPAPEHRAGDSRRIVDEDDVFHVPELLAGMAEGLMMSPPRLVSPATDGAVSPEEDGSEDGVVSLWDHS